From the Haloprofundus halobius genome, one window contains:
- a CDS encoding metal-dependent hydrolase yields the protein MRDNMWPWEHLAFGYILYSLAHRIVMRRGVSTPAALTVAFATQLPDLIDKPLAWTFELLPSGVSLAHSAFFVPPATIVAYLVGRLTGFRRLWIPFAVAYVSHLFGDGISGIAYGDNPSFSFLLWPLYETSSPSRAGLFSNFFYYFGNYLETLASPEGMIYVFLELGLLGTAFLLWLWDGKPGLPRVRLGSSSPYRDR from the coding sequence GTGAGAGATAACATGTGGCCGTGGGAGCATCTCGCGTTCGGATACATCCTCTACTCGCTCGCCCACCGCATCGTCATGCGTCGAGGCGTCAGCACCCCTGCCGCCCTCACCGTCGCGTTCGCGACGCAGTTACCCGATCTCATCGACAAGCCGCTGGCGTGGACCTTCGAGCTTCTCCCTAGCGGCGTCTCGTTGGCTCACTCGGCGTTCTTCGTTCCGCCGGCTACGATAGTGGCGTACCTCGTCGGTCGACTGACCGGGTTCAGACGACTCTGGATTCCGTTCGCCGTCGCCTACGTCTCACACCTGTTCGGCGACGGTATCTCCGGAATCGCTTACGGCGACAACCCGTCGTTCTCCTTTCTCCTCTGGCCGCTGTACGAGACGTCCTCGCCGTCGCGAGCGGGGCTGTTCAGTAACTTCTTCTACTACTTCGGCAACTACCTGGAGACACTCGCCAGTCCCGAGGGGATGATCTACGTCTTCCTCGAACTGGGACTGCTTGGAACGGCGTTTCTGCTCTGGCTGTGGGACGGGAAACCCGGATTACCGCGAGTCCGACTCGGTTCGTCGTCGCCGTACCGGGACCGATAA
- a CDS encoding DUF1616 domain-containing protein, with the protein MKSETETKTRLSTEQLLPTDIVAALLLAAAGVLAALFVPRSAGLIRFVFGLPLLLFLPGYALLATLFPREPTERNTGQWSDVREPLVHGITGGERLALSFGMSLVIAPLLILGLGASVWGITLESVLGAFGIFVTLFSLIGVVRRYRLPFEERYNPSFTVGYTNYQRRLSNGGTAVTVVNVLLVVGVIAAASSMAFALAAPPGGGDFTDFSLLTQNENGTFSSAGFPSEVSQGTSIPMATGIENHEGEETNYSVVVQLQRVDGEQVVERQELTRFSRTVGDEGTWRHKHSIAPSMTGEDLRVQYLLYEGSPPADPRTQNADDSLHIWITVTEP; encoded by the coding sequence ATGAAATCAGAAACTGAGACGAAGACACGGCTCTCTACTGAACAGCTCCTTCCGACGGATATAGTCGCAGCACTGTTACTCGCCGCCGCCGGCGTACTGGCTGCACTATTTGTACCCCGGTCCGCGGGCCTGATTCGGTTCGTCTTCGGGCTCCCGCTACTCCTGTTCCTCCCGGGGTACGCGTTGCTGGCGACGCTGTTCCCGCGAGAGCCCACGGAACGAAACACAGGTCAGTGGTCGGACGTCAGAGAACCGCTCGTCCACGGCATCACCGGCGGGGAACGGCTCGCGCTTTCGTTCGGGATGAGTCTGGTCATCGCTCCGCTGCTCATCCTCGGCCTCGGGGCATCGGTCTGGGGCATCACACTCGAGTCCGTTCTCGGCGCGTTCGGCATCTTCGTGACGCTATTCTCGCTCATTGGTGTCGTCAGACGGTACCGACTTCCCTTCGAGGAACGGTACAACCCCTCTTTCACCGTCGGGTACACGAACTACCAGCGTCGACTCTCGAACGGCGGAACCGCCGTCACGGTGGTCAACGTCCTGCTCGTCGTCGGCGTCATCGCCGCCGCGAGCAGTATGGCGTTCGCGCTGGCGGCACCTCCTGGCGGCGGAGATTTCACCGACTTCTCGCTGCTCACCCAGAACGAGAACGGTACGTTCTCCTCCGCGGGCTTCCCGTCGGAGGTGTCGCAGGGGACGTCGATTCCGATGGCGACGGGTATCGAGAACCACGAAGGCGAGGAGACCAACTACTCCGTCGTCGTCCAACTGCAGCGGGTGGACGGCGAACAGGTCGTCGAGCGACAGGAACTTACCCGCTTCTCGCGTACCGTCGGCGACGAAGGGACGTGGCGACACAAACACTCCATCGCTCCCTCAATGACCGGAGAGGATCTCCGCGTCCAGTATCTCCTGTACGAAGGGTCGCCGCCCGCAGACCCCCGCACACAGAACGCCGACGACAGCCTCCACATATGGATTACCGTAACCGAACCCTGA
- a CDS encoding helix-turn-helix transcriptional regulator produces the protein MHYLSGFQRDLLYVIGGYDRPSGQQVKDELEQYYDTEINHGRLYPNLDTLVNKDLVEKGQLDRRTNYYALTERGEEAMRKRREWEAQYFSFQ, from the coding sequence ATGCATTACTTGAGTGGATTCCAACGAGACTTGTTGTACGTCATCGGCGGATACGACAGACCGTCCGGACAGCAGGTGAAAGACGAACTCGAGCAGTACTACGACACAGAGATAAACCACGGACGGCTGTACCCCAATCTGGACACGCTGGTGAACAAGGATCTCGTGGAGAAGGGACAGCTCGACAGGCGGACGAACTACTACGCGCTCACGGAACGCGGCGAGGAAGCGATGCGGAAGCGCCGAGAGTGGGAAGCACAGTACTTCAGCTTCCAGTAG